A region of Sporosarcina sp. FSL W7-1349 DNA encodes the following proteins:
- the gpmI gene encoding 2,3-bisphosphoglycerate-independent phosphoglycerate mutase gives MGKTGPVALIILDGFGLRDENFGNAVAQANKPNFDILWSNYPHTTLTASGEAVGLPDGQMGNSEVGHLNIGAGRIVYQSLTRINKSIREADFFNKEALLDAIAHVKERGSALHLMGLLSDGGVHSHYEHLFALLRLAKLNGIEKVYIHGFLDGRDVGPQTALDYIEKTESIMKELEVGKFASISGRYYAMDRDKRWDRVEKAYRAIVDGVAQTAATPSAGVLASYERELHDEFVMPFVIEELGEPVAKVESGDAVMFFNFRPDRAIQLSRAFTDPAFAEFETKQLEDLKFVSFTHYSDEVVANVVFNNENLDNTIGEVLSKNGLRQLRIAETEKYPHVTFFMSGGREDNFEGEERLLINSPKVATYDLKPEMSAYEVTDALLDGLAANRYDAIILNFANPDMVGHSGMLEPTIKAIETVDECLGKIIDALLAKGGTAIVTADHGNADEVTTQDGAPMTAHTTNPVPVIVTKPDIELREGILADLAPTMLKLLDIEQPEEMTGTPLF, from the coding sequence TTCGACATTTTGTGGAGTAATTATCCACACACGACGCTAACGGCTTCCGGCGAAGCAGTAGGCCTTCCCGATGGACAAATGGGGAATTCCGAGGTCGGCCATTTGAATATCGGCGCAGGACGGATCGTGTACCAGAGCCTCACGCGCATCAACAAGTCAATCCGGGAAGCTGACTTTTTTAATAAAGAAGCGCTGCTGGATGCCATTGCACATGTCAAAGAGCGAGGCTCGGCACTTCATTTAATGGGCCTTCTTTCTGATGGCGGCGTACATAGCCATTATGAGCATCTTTTTGCATTGCTGCGATTGGCGAAGTTGAATGGCATTGAAAAAGTTTATATCCATGGGTTCCTTGACGGCCGGGATGTTGGCCCGCAAACGGCACTGGATTATATCGAAAAGACCGAGTCCATAATGAAAGAGCTGGAGGTCGGCAAGTTTGCTTCTATCTCTGGACGGTATTACGCGATGGATCGGGACAAACGATGGGACCGAGTCGAAAAAGCGTATCGTGCTATCGTGGATGGAGTTGCCCAAACAGCAGCGACTCCGTCGGCCGGTGTTCTTGCTTCGTACGAGCGGGAACTCCATGATGAGTTCGTCATGCCGTTCGTGATCGAGGAGTTGGGAGAGCCGGTTGCCAAGGTGGAAAGCGGGGATGCAGTCATGTTCTTCAATTTCCGTCCGGACCGGGCGATCCAGCTATCCCGTGCCTTCACTGATCCGGCATTTGCCGAATTTGAAACGAAGCAATTGGAAGACTTGAAATTCGTCAGTTTCACGCACTATAGTGATGAAGTAGTTGCGAACGTCGTATTCAACAATGAAAACCTCGATAACACAATAGGGGAAGTCCTTTCGAAAAACGGCTTGCGGCAATTGCGCATCGCGGAGACGGAGAAATATCCGCACGTCACGTTCTTCATGAGCGGCGGCAGAGAGGATAATTTCGAAGGGGAAGAGCGGCTTTTGATTAATTCACCAAAAGTGGCGACATATGACTTGAAGCCGGAAATGAGCGCTTACGAAGTGACGGACGCACTGCTGGATGGGCTTGCGGCCAATCGTTATGATGCCATTATCTTGAACTTCGCCAACCCGGATATGGTCGGCCACAGCGGCATGCTGGAACCGACGATCAAGGCGATCGAAACAGTCGATGAATGCCTAGGCAAAATTATCGATGCGCTGCTTGCAAAAGGCGGGACGGCCATCGTGACAGCCGACCACGGAAATGCGGACGAAGTGACGACACAAGATGGCGCACCGATGACGGCGCATACGACCAATCCGGTGCCTGTCATTGTGACGAAACCGGATATCGAGTTGCGGGAAGGCATTTTGGCCGACTTGGCGCCGACGATGCTGAAATTATTGGATATTGAGCAACCGGAAGAAATGACCGGTACACCATTATTTTAA
- the eno gene encoding phosphopyruvate hydratase — protein sequence MPIITMIQAREVLDSRGNPTVEVEVITESGAFGRAIVPSGASTGEYEAVELRDGDKDRYLGKGVLKAVEHVNDVIADELEDIYSVLDQVAIDKALIELDGTSNKGKLGANAILGVSMAVAHAAADYLDLPLYQYLGGVNAKQLPVPMMNILNGGEHADNNVDIQEFMIMPVGAESFRHGLRMGAEIFHSLKAVLQSKGLNTAVGDEGGFAPNLSSNEEALSTILEAIEKAGYKPGEEVVLAMDVASSEFYNKEDGNYNLAGEGIIRTSEEMVNWYEELCNKYPIISIEDGLDENDWAGHKLLTERIGSKVQLVGDDLFVTNTEKLARGIEEGVGNSILIKVNQIGTLTETFDAIEMAKCAGYTAVISHRSGESEDTTIADIAVATNAGQIKTGAPSRTDRVAKYNQLLRIEDQLDETAQYLGIKSFYNLKK from the coding sequence ATGCCAATCATTACAATGATCCAAGCTAGAGAAGTACTGGATTCACGCGGAAATCCGACAGTAGAAGTAGAAGTTATCACGGAAAGCGGCGCATTCGGACGAGCAATCGTTCCGTCCGGCGCATCCACAGGAGAATACGAAGCGGTCGAATTGCGGGATGGCGACAAAGACCGTTATCTTGGGAAAGGTGTTCTAAAAGCAGTCGAGCACGTGAACGACGTCATTGCCGACGAGCTGGAAGACATCTATTCCGTCCTGGACCAAGTGGCGATTGACAAAGCGTTGATCGAACTCGACGGCACTTCGAATAAAGGAAAATTGGGCGCGAACGCGATCCTAGGAGTATCCATGGCGGTTGCACATGCAGCGGCGGATTATTTGGACTTGCCGTTGTATCAATACTTGGGCGGCGTCAATGCGAAGCAATTGCCGGTGCCGATGATGAATATTTTGAACGGCGGCGAGCATGCCGATAACAATGTCGACATCCAAGAGTTCATGATCATGCCGGTCGGCGCGGAATCTTTCCGCCACGGACTTCGCATGGGCGCAGAAATCTTCCATAGCCTGAAAGCAGTATTGCAATCAAAAGGATTGAACACGGCGGTTGGCGATGAAGGCGGATTCGCACCGAATTTGTCTTCGAACGAAGAAGCCCTCTCCACAATTTTGGAAGCGATCGAAAAAGCAGGCTACAAGCCAGGCGAAGAAGTCGTCTTGGCCATGGACGTCGCATCTTCCGAGTTCTATAACAAAGAAGACGGCAACTACAATCTTGCAGGCGAAGGCATCATTCGCACTTCTGAAGAAATGGTCAACTGGTATGAAGAACTTTGCAATAAATATCCGATCATCTCGATTGAAGACGGATTGGACGAAAACGACTGGGCGGGCCATAAATTGCTGACAGAACGCATTGGTAGCAAGGTCCAGCTTGTCGGGGACGACCTGTTCGTAACGAACACAGAAAAACTGGCACGCGGCATCGAAGAAGGCGTCGGCAACTCGATCTTGATCAAAGTGAACCAAATCGGTACGCTGACCGAAACATTCGACGCAATCGAAATGGCGAAATGCGCGGGCTACACAGCAGTCATCTCCCACCGCAGCGGCGAATCCGAAGATACGACAATCGCGGACATCGCGGTAGCAACGAATGCGGGTCAAATCAAAACAGGTGCCCCTTCTCGTACAGACCGTGTCGCGAAATACAACCAATTGCTCCGCATCGAAGACCAATTGGACGAAACCGCACAATACTTGGGCATCAAATCATTCTATAACTTGAAGAAATAA
- the secG gene encoding preprotein translocase subunit SecG: MHAILMTLLVVVALALIAVVLLQSGKSAGLSGAISGGAEQLFGKQKARGLDLVLQRVTIVLSILFFVLAIAIVKF, encoded by the coding sequence ATGCACGCAATACTGATGACACTGCTCGTAGTGGTAGCTTTGGCATTGATCGCAGTCGTTTTATTGCAATCCGGAAAAAGTGCAGGTCTTTCAGGAGCCATCTCTGGTGGGGCTGAACAACTTTTCGGAAAACAAAAAGCGCGTGGCTTGGACCTCGTGTTGCAACGGGTTACCATAGTCCTATCCATTTTGTTTTTCGTATTGGCGATTGCCATCGTTAAATTCTAA
- a CDS encoding alpha/beta hydrolase: MRFAIPKPFFFEKGKRAVLLLHGFTGNSADVRMFGRFLERKNYTSLAPHYKGHGVPPEELIKTGPDEWWQDVVNGYNQLKDAGYDEIAVIGLSLGGVFSLKVGYNMPVKGIATMCAPMSMRTTDLMYEGVLKYAREYKRFEGKSEEEIEKEVEALEQKSMPSLADLRELVYDVRDHVDHIYAPLFVVQATQDDVIDPDSANVIYENAESVDKHIKWYEESGHVITLGPEKEQLHEDLFEFLESLDWSV, encoded by the coding sequence ATGAGATTCGCAATACCGAAACCGTTCTTTTTCGAGAAAGGGAAGCGCGCTGTGTTGCTGCTTCATGGGTTCACGGGCAACTCGGCGGACGTCCGGATGTTTGGACGGTTTTTGGAGAGGAAAAACTATACATCTTTGGCTCCCCACTACAAAGGGCATGGCGTCCCGCCGGAGGAATTGATTAAGACCGGTCCTGACGAATGGTGGCAGGACGTTGTCAATGGTTACAATCAATTGAAAGATGCCGGTTATGATGAAATCGCGGTCATCGGCCTATCATTGGGTGGCGTATTTTCCCTGAAAGTAGGGTATAACATGCCAGTGAAAGGGATTGCCACGATGTGCGCGCCGATGTCGATGCGCACGACCGATCTCATGTACGAAGGCGTGCTGAAATACGCGCGGGAATATAAGCGATTTGAAGGAAAAAGTGAAGAAGAAATCGAAAAGGAAGTCGAAGCGTTGGAGCAAAAGTCCATGCCTTCCTTGGCGGATCTTCGGGAATTGGTTTACGATGTTCGGGATCATGTCGACCATATTTATGCACCGCTTTTCGTCGTCCAGGCGACACAGGACGATGTGATTGATCCGGACTCGGCAAATGTCATTTACGAAAATGCCGAATCCGTTGACAAGCACATCAAATGGTACGAGGAGTCCGGCCATGTCATCACACTCGGCCCTGAAAAGGAACAGCTTCATGAAGACCTGTTCGAATTTCTGGAATCGCTCGACTGGAGCGTGTGA
- the rnr gene encoding ribonuclease R: MQLDSFEMELQQRLLDLMREDAYKPLTVQEIQELMGMEQAAEFKELVKMLVHLEQKGQIVRSRTNRYGVPERMNLVRGKFIGHAKGFGFVAPETEGMDDIFIPPHEVNGAMNGDIVLVRVSNSQMGDRREGTIIRIAERGTTKVVGTYQDNKGFGFVIPDDKKLPMDIFIGKGDSLGAVDGHKVVVEITNWPDELKSATGMVTQILGHKNDPGVDILSIIYNHGIEIEFPQEVIDQANKIPDTVQENDLFKRRDVRDELTITIDGADAKDLDDAISLFKDENGNYVLSVHISDVSYYVTENSPMDAEAYERGTSVYLTDRVIPMLPHKLSNGICSLNPGVDRLTLTAKMTIDRNGKAIEHEIFESVIRSDERMTYTDVYQIIEEKDEELSAKYEHIVPMLNDMADLAQILRQKRMDRGAIDFDFKESKILVDENGWPTDVVVRERTVSERLIEEFMLAANETIAEHFHWMQVPFLYRIHENPKEEKLQRFFEFLTNFGIVVKGTGNAVHPRALQEIVESIEGLPEETVISTMLLRSMQQAKYFEESLGHFGLSTEFYTHFTAPIRRYPDLIVHRLIRTYLIEKDVSSQTLTHWGAELPEIAQHTSDRERRAVDAERDTESLKKAQYMLDKIGEEFEGVISSVTNFGMFVELENTIEGLVHVSYMTDDYYRFDDRQMIMIGEHTGKQFRIGDEVTVRVVSVKPEEQAIDFEIVGMKQSFHRKRKETPTVIHAKKRSGSGGSSDKKSEGNGRDRKKSGSSGSGGLGNKKKKFYEGVAKKSKKQAPRKRK, translated from the coding sequence ATGCAATTGGATAGTTTTGAAATGGAATTGCAGCAACGATTGCTGGACTTAATGAGAGAAGATGCCTATAAACCGTTGACGGTTCAGGAAATTCAAGAATTGATGGGAATGGAGCAAGCCGCGGAATTCAAGGAATTGGTGAAAATGCTCGTCCACCTGGAGCAAAAAGGCCAGATTGTTCGTTCCCGTACGAACCGCTACGGCGTGCCGGAACGGATGAATCTCGTTCGCGGGAAATTTATCGGCCATGCCAAAGGATTCGGATTCGTGGCGCCGGAGACGGAAGGGATGGATGATATTTTCATTCCGCCTCATGAGGTGAACGGAGCGATGAACGGAGATATCGTCCTTGTCCGAGTTTCCAATAGCCAGATGGGCGACCGGCGGGAAGGCACGATCATCCGCATTGCGGAACGGGGCACGACCAAGGTTGTCGGAACCTATCAGGATAATAAAGGCTTCGGTTTCGTCATTCCGGATGACAAAAAATTGCCGATGGACATTTTCATAGGCAAAGGTGATTCCTTAGGTGCCGTAGACGGCCATAAAGTCGTCGTCGAAATTACGAATTGGCCGGATGAGCTGAAGTCCGCGACAGGGATGGTCACGCAAATCCTTGGCCATAAAAACGACCCTGGCGTCGATATTTTGTCGATTATCTACAATCATGGGATTGAAATCGAATTCCCGCAAGAAGTGATTGACCAGGCGAATAAAATCCCGGATACGGTGCAGGAAAACGATTTATTCAAACGGCGGGATGTCCGTGATGAATTGACGATTACGATTGACGGCGCGGATGCTAAAGACTTGGACGATGCCATTTCACTGTTCAAGGATGAAAACGGGAACTACGTGCTATCCGTCCACATTTCGGACGTCAGCTATTATGTTACGGAAAATTCGCCGATGGATGCCGAGGCGTATGAACGCGGCACGAGTGTCTATTTGACCGACCGCGTCATCCCGATGCTGCCGCATAAATTATCAAATGGCATTTGTTCATTGAACCCAGGTGTGGACCGGCTAACGTTAACTGCCAAGATGACGATTGACCGGAATGGAAAAGCGATCGAACATGAGATTTTCGAAAGTGTCATCCGCTCCGACGAACGAATGACGTATACGGACGTTTATCAGATCATCGAGGAAAAAGATGAGGAACTGTCTGCGAAATACGAACATATCGTGCCGATGCTCAACGATATGGCGGACTTGGCCCAAATCCTAAGGCAAAAGCGGATGGATCGGGGAGCAATCGACTTTGATTTTAAGGAATCCAAGATTTTGGTCGATGAAAACGGCTGGCCGACCGATGTCGTGGTCCGGGAACGTACAGTTTCCGAGCGCCTAATCGAGGAGTTCATGCTGGCGGCGAATGAAACGATTGCCGAGCATTTCCACTGGATGCAAGTGCCATTCCTCTATCGGATCCACGAAAATCCGAAAGAGGAAAAGCTGCAGCGCTTTTTCGAGTTCCTGACGAATTTCGGAATTGTCGTCAAAGGAACAGGCAATGCAGTCCATCCAAGAGCATTACAGGAAATCGTCGAATCAATTGAAGGGCTGCCAGAAGAGACGGTCATTTCCACCATGCTCCTACGCTCAATGCAGCAAGCGAAATACTTCGAGGAAAGCTTGGGGCATTTCGGGTTGTCTACTGAATTCTATACGCATTTCACGGCGCCGATCCGTCGGTACCCGGACTTGATCGTCCATCGGTTGATCCGGACGTATTTGATTGAGAAAGACGTGTCGTCCCAGACGCTGACGCATTGGGGTGCGGAGCTGCCGGAAATCGCGCAGCATACTTCCGATCGGGAACGCCGTGCGGTCGATGCGGAGCGGGATACGGAATCATTGAAAAAAGCGCAATATATGCTAGATAAAATCGGGGAAGAGTTCGAAGGCGTCATTTCTTCTGTGACAAACTTCGGCATGTTCGTCGAATTGGAGAATACGATTGAAGGGCTCGTCCACGTCAGCTATATGACGGATGACTATTACCGATTCGATGATCGGCAAATGATCATGATTGGGGAGCACACCGGCAAGCAATTCCGGATCGGGGATGAAGTGACGGTGCGGGTCGTGTCGGTCAAACCGGAAGAGCAGGCCATCGACTTCGAAATCGTTGGAATGAAACAATCGTTCCACCGCAAGCGCAAAGAGACACCAACCGTGATTCACGCGAAGAAACGAAGCGGCAGTGGTGGTAGTAGCGACAAAAAGTCTGAAGGCAATGGACGGGATCGGAAGAAATCCGGTTCGAGCGGTTCAGGCGGCTTGGGCAATAAAAAGAAGAAATTTTACGAGGGCGTTGCGAAAAAGTCCAAAAAGCAAGCGCCAAGAAAGAGAAAATAG
- the smpB gene encoding SsrA-binding protein SmpB, whose amino-acid sequence MAKGQGKVVAVNKKANHDFAIEETIEAGIVLQGTEIKSIRNGKVQLRDAFVRIRNNEAWISNMHISPYDQGNRFNHDPLRSRKLLLHKKQISTLIGQTKEAGMAIVPLKMYLKDGFAKVLIGIGKGKKNYDKREDLKKKEAKREMERAFKAKQQY is encoded by the coding sequence ATGGCAAAAGGCCAAGGGAAAGTCGTAGCAGTCAATAAAAAGGCGAACCATGACTTCGCTATCGAAGAAACGATCGAAGCGGGTATCGTCCTTCAAGGAACGGAAATCAAATCGATTCGGAACGGGAAAGTGCAATTGCGCGATGCCTTCGTCCGCATCCGCAACAACGAAGCGTGGATTTCCAATATGCACATCAGCCCGTATGATCAGGGAAATCGGTTCAACCACGACCCGCTCCGTTCGAGAAAGCTGCTGCTGCATAAGAAACAGATCAGCACACTCATCGGGCAGACGAAAGAAGCGGGCATGGCCATCGTCCCGTTGAAGATGTACTTGAAAGACGGCTTCGCCAAAGTGCTGATCGGCATTGGAAAAGGGAAGAAGAACTACGACAAGCGGGAAGACCTGAAGAAGAAAGAGGCGAAACGCGAGATGGAGCGCGCCTTCAAAGCCAAACAGCAGTATTGA
- a CDS encoding site-specific integrase — MAKKKVSPIKSYKLKNGELRYEFPAYLGVDPLTGKQKRTMKRGFKTRKEAELALARIKLDVANGTYQQERAETYQEVYDLWVKQYEKTVEESTFVKTTGIFKNHILPAMGDYKIEKIHVDVCQKHVDEWADKLKKFRMVKAYAAKVLDFAIKRGYIQTNPFAHVDTPANVSKKSIVADEDETENFYTREQLIEFLSCLEQESNFKAYALFRLLAFSGMRKGEALALTWNDLNFTTNEIRINKALSRGKDNQLYVKSTKTGVSRAIKMDDKTMTVLKEWKKKQKQDYLKLGFNTLQPKQLVFSNEHNEYLQPTKTRKWIVHVQKKYSIGTITTHGLRHTHCSLLFEAGATLKEVQDRLGHSDVQTTMNIYAHVTKKAKEEAILKFANYIEM, encoded by the coding sequence ATGGCAAAGAAAAAAGTATCACCCATAAAGAGTTATAAGCTGAAAAACGGTGAATTACGATATGAGTTCCCGGCTTATTTAGGTGTTGATCCGCTAACCGGAAAGCAAAAACGTACAATGAAGCGGGGCTTTAAAACACGTAAAGAAGCGGAATTAGCGTTAGCTCGTATCAAGTTAGATGTTGCTAACGGCACATACCAACAAGAACGTGCCGAAACTTATCAGGAAGTCTATGACCTGTGGGTGAAGCAATATGAAAAGACCGTTGAGGAGAGCACGTTTGTAAAAACAACAGGTATCTTCAAAAATCATATATTACCGGCTATGGGTGACTACAAGATTGAAAAGATACATGTCGATGTTTGCCAAAAGCATGTAGATGAATGGGCGGACAAGCTAAAGAAGTTTCGTATGGTAAAAGCATATGCTGCTAAGGTATTAGACTTTGCGATTAAGCGTGGCTATATACAAACAAATCCGTTTGCACATGTGGATACGCCCGCCAACGTTTCTAAGAAGTCTATTGTGGCGGATGAAGACGAAACAGAGAACTTCTATACTCGTGAGCAGCTTATTGAGTTCCTATCGTGCTTAGAGCAAGAGAGTAACTTCAAAGCATATGCCCTATTCCGATTACTAGCCTTCAGCGGTATGCGTAAAGGTGAAGCATTGGCGCTTACATGGAACGATCTAAATTTCACTACAAATGAAATTCGTATCAATAAGGCACTTTCACGTGGTAAAGATAATCAGCTATATGTAAAATCCACTAAAACCGGCGTATCACGTGCCATCAAAATGGACGACAAAACAATGACCGTGCTAAAAGAGTGGAAGAAAAAGCAGAAGCAGGATTATTTAAAGCTTGGCTTCAATACGTTACAACCAAAGCAGCTTGTATTCAGCAATGAGCATAATGAGTATTTGCAACCTACGAAAACTCGCAAATGGATTGTACATGTGCAGAAGAAATATAGCATCGGTACAATAACTACGCATGGATTACGTCATACCCATTGTTCATTGTTATTTGAAGCGGGAGCTACTTTGAAAGAAGTGCAAGATCGTTTAGGCCATAGTGACGTTCAGACGACAATGAACATCTACGCTCATGTTACGAAGAAGGCAAAAGAAGAAGCAATATTGAAGTTTGCCAACTACATTGAGATGTAG
- a CDS encoding DNA-binding protein, whose translation MNNQAMMIDIEDVVMRAVQKALLAAQHQMMESGWLSLKEGAKYAGVSYNTFVKFREMGLQVCEIEGIKRVSRKEIDRFLQDHSF comes from the coding sequence ATGAATAACCAAGCAATGATGATAGATATAGAAGATGTAGTAATGAGAGCTGTTCAGAAGGCATTGTTAGCTGCCCAGCATCAAATGATGGAGAGTGGATGGTTGTCCTTGAAAGAAGGTGCCAAGTACGCTGGTGTCTCTTATAACACGTTTGTGAAGTTCCGAGAGATGGGATTACAAGTGTGTGAGATAGAAGGGATTAAGCGGGTATCACGCAAGGAGATTGACCGTTTTTTACAAGATCATAGTTTCTGA
- a CDS encoding helix-turn-helix domain-containing protein — MMKLVDYLKKMSEGGELKTKANLGYVYIPNNIHRCLRVSQEEKMVLFNIYSLYNEEKGCAFPTQQTLAMYLGVTSSSVSKSLKSLEAKNFIQSYGKKGKKKRYIPRWDLSHNPYIVLSEAFHFATKILSKRIPDDINGDWGNKLLQLVNATKNIEFTDRDLYGNLIQKYNDGSVNGDVIYDLFTLVTQYLERTYNIIIEVNWKDEVDNYLKISKERTKKRKSNAWQNNSNKNIFLDEEEEKKTQAINQWMIDGGYIK, encoded by the coding sequence ATGATGAAATTGGTTGATTATTTAAAGAAGATGAGTGAAGGAGGAGAATTAAAAACCAAAGCAAACTTAGGGTATGTCTACATACCGAACAATATCCACCGGTGTCTTAGAGTGAGCCAAGAGGAAAAGATGGTACTATTTAATATATACAGTCTTTACAATGAAGAGAAAGGTTGCGCTTTTCCTACACAACAGACTTTAGCTATGTATTTAGGGGTAACATCCTCGTCTGTGAGTAAGTCTTTAAAAAGCCTGGAAGCTAAAAACTTTATTCAATCGTATGGGAAAAAAGGCAAAAAGAAAAGATATATTCCGCGGTGGGATCTTAGTCATAATCCATATATTGTGTTAAGTGAAGCTTTCCATTTTGCAACAAAGATTCTCAGTAAAAGAATACCCGATGATATCAACGGGGATTGGGGAAATAAATTGCTACAGTTGGTCAATGCCACTAAAAACATTGAATTTACAGACCGTGATTTATATGGCAATCTTATTCAAAAATATAATGATGGATCAGTAAATGGGGATGTTATTTATGATTTGTTTACACTAGTAACTCAATATCTTGAAAGGACCTATAATATTATAATTGAGGTCAATTGGAAAGATGAAGTGGATAATTATCTGAAAATCAGTAAGGAACGAACTAAAAAACGTAAATCAAACGCTTGGCAAAATAACAGCAACAAAAACATTTTTCTGGATGAAGAAGAAGAGAAAAAAACACAGGCAATAAATCAGTGGATGATAGATGGGGGGTATATTAAATAA